One Desulforhopalus sp. DNA segment encodes these proteins:
- a CDS encoding nucleoside deaminase, translating to METKKYLDMAIAEARQGEKEGGIPIGAVIVCQGKVIGKGRNKRIQEGSVIKHGEMDALENAGRLTSAIYQSSTLYTTLSPCPMCSGAILLYGIKKVVVGENSNFLGDEDHLRKNGVEVIVLQDDECIQMMKSFIKRNPQLWNEDIGV from the coding sequence ATGGAAACAAAAAAATATTTAGACATGGCAATAGCTGAAGCGCGCCAAGGTGAAAAAGAAGGTGGAATACCTATAGGTGCAGTAATTGTTTGTCAGGGTAAAGTTATTGGTAAAGGCAGAAATAAGAGGATTCAAGAGGGCAGCGTTATTAAACATGGTGAAATGGATGCACTGGAAAACGCCGGGAGATTAACCTCTGCTATTTACCAATCATCAACTCTCTATACGACGCTTTCTCCCTGCCCAATGTGCAGCGGGGCAATCCTTTTGTATGGAATCAAAAAAGTTGTTGTTGGGGAAAATAGCAACTTTTTGGGTGACGAAGATCATTTACGGAAAAATGGCGTCGAGGTAATTGTATTACAAGATGACGAGTGCATTCAGATGATGAAATCCTTTATCAAAAGAAATCCTCAATTATGGAATGAGGATATTGGCGTATGA
- a CDS encoding methyltransferase domain-containing protein yields MDQNITSFNVALVVDGYSTGQFYPKAIREKGLRPVHVASGTEKNSPELEAYISEALEHMRHDYDAMFHGWNDLDKLIASLAGMAPCCVMPGCEMGVEMADLLALRLGLPGNDAATSHIRRDKLAMHAILAKAGLPSLASLATDNIDEALAFAADIGSWPVVVKPLRSAATEGVRFCRSAEELKEALAALLGTCTQFGDRNAQVLVQQCAKGREYAVNTVSRAGRHILSDLWAYEKIPTPGGAPLYDRTRLVRTLDQEMRAILAYTFQVLDALGIRIGPAHTEIMVTDQGPVLIESGARPMGGAFPQDLIEESVGHTQVQWAVDSYVDAGAFAANAEREYRPSHAMCMKTLISTQEGAIQAIPAITLATRLPSARYGNFIGALSKGHVPRTVDLLTSPAYVFLYHQDQSVVDADWATLRELEIEAQNLLFEMSPANASLASQEDWFAHVPDECWLKPETESQRDADIIWRALGLSAGEHVLDCPCGDARIGVHLAKQGAIVTGVDLNPRFIARAGERCKEAGVPAQLRVGDMRELGDKNTFDAIVNWFNSFGYFGIEDDFQVLLCFADALRPGGRLLIEAPNRQGILGNLVRREEAETGKQSSVLWDEVTEKLITHLTLTGPDRQRKITSGVRMYSLPQYRLLLQLAGLQLKQVYGEDLTPFDETSRRMILVAVKPQS; encoded by the coding sequence ATGGATCAAAACATTACGTCCTTTAACGTTGCTCTTGTCGTCGATGGCTATTCAACAGGCCAGTTCTATCCAAAAGCCATAAGGGAAAAAGGCCTGCGGCCTGTCCATGTCGCATCCGGGACAGAAAAAAACTCCCCGGAGCTTGAGGCCTACATATCCGAGGCCCTTGAGCACATGCGCCATGATTACGACGCCATGTTTCATGGCTGGAACGACCTCGACAAACTGATCGCCAGCTTGGCCGGCATGGCCCCCTGCTGTGTCATGCCCGGGTGCGAGATGGGCGTTGAAATGGCTGATCTGCTGGCCCTCCGCCTGGGCCTGCCCGGCAACGATGCCGCCACAAGCCATATCCGGCGCGACAAGCTGGCCATGCACGCCATTTTGGCCAAAGCCGGCCTGCCATCCCTGGCTTCACTGGCCACCGACAACATTGATGAGGCGCTTGCCTTTGCCGCGGACATCGGTTCCTGGCCGGTTGTGGTCAAGCCTCTACGCAGCGCCGCCACCGAAGGTGTGCGCTTCTGCCGCTCTGCCGAAGAACTCAAAGAGGCCTTGGCGGCACTTCTGGGCACATGTACCCAGTTCGGCGACCGTAATGCCCAGGTGCTTGTTCAGCAATGCGCCAAGGGGCGCGAATATGCGGTCAACACCGTGTCCCGGGCGGGCAGGCATATCCTGTCCGACCTGTGGGCATATGAAAAGATTCCCACGCCAGGCGGCGCTCCCCTCTATGACCGGACCCGGCTGGTGCGCACCCTGGACCAGGAAATGCGTGCTATTCTCGCCTACACCTTCCAGGTGCTGGATGCCCTCGGCATCCGCATCGGTCCGGCCCACACCGAAATCATGGTAACCGATCAAGGCCCGGTGCTCATTGAATCCGGCGCACGCCCGATGGGCGGGGCGTTTCCCCAGGATCTGATCGAGGAATCGGTAGGCCATACCCAGGTCCAATGGGCCGTGGACAGCTATGTGGATGCCGGGGCCTTTGCCGCCAATGCCGAAAGAGAGTACCGACCAAGTCACGCCATGTGCATGAAAACCCTCATCTCCACCCAGGAAGGGGCCATCCAGGCTATTCCAGCTATTACCCTGGCCACACGCCTCCCCTCCGCGCGTTATGGCAACTTCATCGGTGCGCTTTCCAAGGGTCATGTGCCCCGTACCGTCGACCTGCTCACCAGTCCGGCCTATGTCTTTCTCTACCATCAGGACCAGTCGGTGGTAGATGCCGACTGGGCTACCCTGCGGGAGCTGGAGATCGAAGCGCAAAACCTGCTGTTCGAGATGAGCCCAGCCAATGCATCTCTTGCAAGCCAGGAGGACTGGTTCGCCCATGTGCCTGACGAATGCTGGCTTAAGCCGGAAACCGAGTCGCAGCGGGATGCGGACATCATCTGGCGGGCGCTTGGGCTTTCGGCCGGAGAGCATGTGCTGGACTGCCCCTGCGGCGATGCGCGTATCGGTGTGCATCTGGCCAAGCAAGGCGCTATCGTAACCGGCGTCGACCTGAACCCCAGATTCATCGCCCGTGCCGGTGAACGTTGCAAAGAGGCCGGTGTCCCCGCTCAGCTGCGCGTCGGTGACATGCGTGAACTGGGCGACAAAAACACCTTTGACGCCATAGTCAACTGGTTTAACAGCTTCGGCTATTTCGGCATAGAAGATGATTTTCAGGTGCTTTTATGTTTCGCGGATGCCCTGCGCCCCGGCGGCCGGTTGCTCATTGAAGCGCCCAATCGCCAAGGCATTCTGGGCAATCTTGTCCGTAGGGAAGAAGCTGAGACCGGTAAGCAGAGCAGTGTGCTCTGGGATGAGGTAACGGAGAAGCTGATAACCCATCTGACGCTTACCGGCCCCGATAGACAACGTAAGATCACATCCGGGGTTCGCATGTATTCCCTGCCCCAGTACAGACTGCTCCTGCAGTTGGCCGGATTGCAACTCAAACAGGTGTACGGTGAAGACTTGACGCCATTTGATGAGACCTCTCGACGGATGATCTTGGTGGCCGTCAAACCGCAATCTTGA
- a CDS encoding molybdopterin-dependent oxidoreductase, protein MVAKSVFSVCGMCTVRCPIQVTVEDGQVTFLSGNPHVPAMKGAVCPRGAAGNALITDPERPQTPMIRAGERGEGKWRKVSWDEAFDYVADKLKEVKDKYGAKGIALTDRGGPFRDMHRALLRGLGSPNYCNHDSSCARNVQHASLSVTGMGRKSMAYDLKNAKHVVLQLRNIFEAINVQEVNNLMDAMENGCKLTVIDIRATITASKATRYFQVRPGSDYAFNLAVIHELIKKRLFDEKYAARYIEGLRDLESFIEPYSPEWAQGETGIEPASLRAFVRELVAAKGAVIWHPGWMAARYRDSFYVCRTAYIINALLGSFGVKGGMPLVSKPGDVGRNDLKAFVDLYPKPKDQRADGLGWRYTHFEEGPGLAHLMYEAFGSQDPYPVKAYIAYRHDPLMGFPDPERLKKLFDNLDLLVSVTFSWSDTAWYSDVVLPLSPYLERESVIATKNALKPQFFVRHRAIEPRYDSKADWQIVGGLAKRLGLPELVFDKVEDVWNFQLQGTGVAIEDFNKTGMVNLADKPVYRDMDKLKFKTPSGKLEIISAKLEKAGLQSLKPFEAPETPPEGSFRLTFGRCAIHTQGHTVNNPLLFEQMPINPLWINSKAAAKLGISNGDKIVVSQRDYSETTVAKVTDLIHPEAVFIIHGFGHKLPVESRAFGRGLADQNFMKGGLDKWDKAGGAIAYQEHFVTVRKA, encoded by the coding sequence ATGGTTGCCAAATCAGTGTTCAGTGTATGCGGGATGTGTACCGTTCGTTGTCCAATCCAGGTGACGGTCGAGGACGGACAGGTGACGTTTCTCTCCGGGAATCCCCATGTCCCGGCGATGAAGGGGGCGGTCTGTCCGCGCGGCGCCGCCGGTAACGCCCTGATCACCGATCCGGAACGACCCCAGACGCCAATGATCCGTGCCGGGGAAAGGGGCGAGGGCAAATGGCGGAAGGTCAGCTGGGACGAGGCCTTCGATTATGTCGCCGACAAATTGAAAGAGGTCAAGGACAAATACGGCGCCAAGGGTATTGCCCTTACCGACCGCGGCGGCCCGTTCCGCGATATGCACCGGGCGCTGCTGCGTGGCCTCGGCAGCCCCAACTACTGCAACCACGATTCCTCCTGTGCCCGCAACGTCCAGCATGCCAGCTTGTCGGTCACCGGCATGGGGCGAAAAAGCATGGCCTACGACCTGAAGAATGCCAAACACGTCGTCCTGCAGCTGCGCAATATCTTCGAGGCGATCAACGTCCAGGAGGTCAATAACCTCATGGATGCCATGGAAAACGGCTGCAAGCTGACGGTCATCGATATCCGGGCGACGATTACCGCCTCCAAGGCCACCCGCTACTTTCAGGTACGCCCTGGCTCCGACTATGCCTTCAACCTGGCGGTCATCCACGAACTCATCAAGAAACGGCTTTTCGACGAGAAATACGCCGCCCGCTATATCGAGGGCCTGCGCGATCTGGAGAGCTTTATCGAACCCTACAGCCCGGAGTGGGCACAGGGCGAGACCGGTATCGAACCGGCGTCGCTGCGCGCCTTCGTCCGCGAGCTGGTCGCCGCCAAGGGTGCGGTGATCTGGCATCCCGGCTGGATGGCGGCCCGCTACCGCGATTCGTTTTACGTCTGCCGCACCGCCTATATCATCAACGCCCTGCTCGGCTCCTTCGGCGTCAAGGGTGGGATGCCTCTGGTCAGCAAGCCGGGCGACGTCGGCCGAAACGACCTCAAGGCCTTTGTCGACCTCTACCCGAAACCAAAGGACCAACGCGCCGACGGCCTCGGCTGGCGCTACACCCACTTTGAAGAGGGCCCCGGTCTCGCCCACCTGATGTACGAGGCCTTCGGCAGCCAGGACCCCTATCCGGTCAAGGCCTATATCGCCTACCGCCATGACCCGCTGATGGGCTTTCCCGATCCGGAGCGGTTGAAGAAGCTCTTCGACAACCTCGACCTCCTGGTGTCGGTGACCTTCAGCTGGTCGGACACCGCCTGGTACTCCGATGTCGTCCTGCCCCTGTCACCGTATCTGGAGCGGGAAAGCGTCATCGCCACCAAGAATGCCCTGAAACCACAGTTCTTTGTGCGCCACCGGGCAATCGAGCCCCGCTACGACTCGAAGGCCGACTGGCAGATCGTCGGCGGTCTGGCCAAGCGGCTCGGCCTGCCCGAACTGGTTTTCGACAAGGTGGAGGACGTCTGGAATTTCCAGCTGCAGGGCACCGGCGTGGCCATCGAGGACTTTAACAAAACCGGTATGGTCAACCTCGCCGACAAACCGGTCTACCGCGATATGGACAAGCTGAAATTCAAGACGCCGAGCGGCAAGCTGGAGATCATCTCGGCAAAACTGGAAAAGGCCGGACTGCAATCGCTGAAGCCCTTCGAGGCCCCGGAAACCCCGCCGGAAGGGAGCTTCCGCCTGACCTTCGGCCGCTGCGCCATCCATACCCAGGGGCATACGGTTAATAACCCGCTGCTTTTTGAGCAGATGCCCATCAACCCCCTGTGGATCAACTCCAAGGCGGCGGCAAAGCTCGGCATAAGCAACGGCGACAAGATCGTGGTATCGCAAAGGGACTATTCGGAAACAACGGTGGCTAAGGTCACCGACCTCATCCACCCCGAGGCGGTATTCATCATCCACGGTTTTGGCCATAAGCTGCCGGTGGAGAGCCGCGCCTTCGGCAGGGGCCTTGCCGACCAGAATTTCATGAAGGGCGGCCTCGACAAGTGGGATAAGGCCGGCGGGGCCATTGCCTACCAAGAACACTTCGTCACCGTCCGCAAGGCCTGA
- a CDS encoding 2Fe-2S iron-sulfur cluster-binding protein translates to MITIYINDREVPVEAGTTVLQAARGAGVHVPTLCHHPALKPSGSCKVCAVAVEKVSGGRTIMLSCILRVKEGMRLWTEGPDVLQARSKALLKLIAMAPMAERIRHLAEQENIALPPAPDGCIRCRLCIRVCKEIIGKEALHMEKVDGRQMVLPDPDRCIGCGTCANICPTQAITVQEDGGIRTVSIRGWVFGRHPLLRCQGCGKYYATEKQIHMMEERTAPHPQVKEHHQYCANCAKLFSNRLQVLGKQPPRQQITKAG, encoded by the coding sequence ATGATAACCATCTATATCAACGACCGGGAAGTGCCCGTCGAGGCAGGGACCACGGTCCTGCAGGCCGCGCGGGGCGCAGGTGTCCATGTCCCGACCCTCTGCCATCACCCGGCCCTCAAGCCCTCCGGCTCGTGCAAGGTCTGCGCCGTGGCGGTGGAGAAGGTCTCGGGGGGACGGACGATCATGCTCAGCTGCATCCTCCGGGTCAAGGAGGGCATGCGGCTGTGGACCGAGGGCCCCGACGTTCTCCAGGCGCGCAGCAAGGCCCTGTTAAAACTCATCGCCATGGCCCCAATGGCAGAGCGGATTCGTCATCTCGCCGAACAGGAAAACATCGCCCTGCCACCGGCACCCGACGGCTGCATCCGCTGCCGCCTGTGCATCCGGGTTTGCAAGGAAATCATCGGCAAAGAGGCCCTGCACATGGAAAAAGTTGACGGCAGGCAGATGGTACTCCCCGACCCCGACCGCTGCATCGGCTGCGGCACCTGCGCCAACATCTGCCCGACCCAGGCGATCACGGTACAGGAGGACGGCGGCATTCGCACCGTATCGATACGGGGCTGGGTCTTCGGCCGCCATCCGCTCCTGCGCTGCCAGGGCTGCGGCAAGTATTACGCCACCGAGAAACAGATCCACATGATGGAGGAACGCACCGCTCCCCATCCGCAGGTCAAGGAACATCACCAGTATTGTGCCAACTGCGCCAAGCTCTTTTCCAACCGGCTGCAGGTCTTGGGAAAACAACCGCCACGCCAGCAAATTACAAAGGCGGGCTAA
- a CDS encoding CBS domain-containing protein, with the protein MSGDFGVVRMRLEKVLHSCALKAETLAPEQSLAEAARAICRAETGAVLVDDGKLRGLVTAEDVLRTLVAASAVDHAWNGPLRAALHRQLPLVTSGARIAEVVETMAAAGVQSLPVTAGDATLVVNLTRLLQIQINSLHDEVQHLQTYIDALHDAPND; encoded by the coding sequence TTGTCTGGAGATTTTGGAGTAGTCCGGATGCGCCTGGAGAAGGTCCTGCATAGCTGTGCCCTGAAGGCGGAAACCCTTGCCCCCGAGCAGAGTCTCGCCGAGGCGGCGCGGGCGATATGCCGGGCAGAGACGGGGGCGGTCCTCGTTGACGATGGCAAACTGCGGGGACTGGTGACCGCCGAAGATGTTCTGCGTACCCTGGTTGCGGCAAGCGCGGTCGACCATGCCTGGAACGGGCCGCTGCGCGCGGCACTCCACCGGCAGCTGCCGCTTGTCACCTCCGGGGCAAGGATTGCCGAAGTCGTCGAAACCATGGCAGCGGCCGGCGTACAATCCCTGCCGGTGACCGCCGGCGACGCGACCCTGGTGGTCAACCTCACCCGGTTGTTGCAGATCCAGATCAACAGCCTGCACGACGAGGTGCAGCACCTGCAAACTTATATTGACGCGCTGCATGACGCGCCGAACGACTGA
- a CDS encoding FAD-dependent oxidoreductase: MTPNVCPVHETLLALRKIPAEGKVVHPRSRRLVDEIATLVQDIVAGRAGADHLPSIDARVIELRTFQDDPEGAATGQWLAARLAEHSEVFRSHAGNHNCAASVCDHLTPAPCQMACPAGIDVPTYLSLIALGRDDEAIAVIRRDNPLPWVCGLVCTRPCEMMCVRARIDTPVSIKFLKAFAAERAMSWGSYENPRQAPRSGRKVCVIGAGPGGLSAAYYLALHGHSVRVVEALPRAGGMILVGIPRYRLPSDIIDREVAKIEELGVEFRYNTRFGKDVDLDDLRAEGFESFFFAIGAHAAFNLGIEGENDFPQVQGAIDLLQRVALGERRCPGKKVIVIGGGNVAIDAARTCLRLGSEEVTIAYRRTRKEMPADHEEVEQAEEEGVHFELLTVPMAVTGESGKLRALRCLKAKLVTVPGSNRQSPKPIEGSDYDIPADAIISAIGQRIEQQWFTAMPELAWTHRDTIRVNTITMETSIPGIFAAGDAVTGPATVIEAIGGGKRAAIAIDRYLSGIPQPNLPPVPVRQQRIPYIDVPAHTKMALKRPEMPLLGLDRRRTTFQQVELGYSENQTREEARRCLRCDICRRCGKCVTICKEKMGVDALALGYLSFEHPEISDFRYTGERCISCGACAANCPTGAMRIEDRGGERILTLCGTILSRQPLISCTSCGAVIGTARYLQFIRGRLGRLAASAASDAAPLCDACQRKKGYHGGGTIMATT, from the coding sequence ATGACTCCAAATGTCTGTCCGGTCCACGAGACCCTGCTAGCCTTGAGGAAGATCCCCGCCGAGGGCAAGGTGGTTCACCCACGCAGCCGTCGTCTGGTCGATGAAATCGCCACCCTCGTCCAGGACATCGTCGCCGGGCGGGCCGGTGCTGATCATCTGCCGTCAATCGATGCACGAGTGATCGAACTTCGCACCTTTCAGGACGATCCGGAAGGCGCTGCCACCGGCCAGTGGCTGGCGGCCCGGCTGGCCGAACACAGCGAGGTCTTTCGCAGCCACGCAGGGAATCATAACTGCGCCGCCTCGGTCTGCGACCATCTCACCCCGGCCCCCTGTCAGATGGCCTGCCCGGCAGGCATCGACGTGCCGACCTACCTGTCGCTCATCGCCCTTGGCCGGGACGACGAGGCGATTGCCGTCATCCGCCGCGATAACCCGCTGCCCTGGGTCTGCGGTCTGGTGTGCACTAGGCCCTGCGAGATGATGTGCGTCAGGGCGCGGATCGATACTCCGGTGTCGATCAAGTTCCTCAAGGCCTTCGCCGCCGAGCGGGCGATGTCCTGGGGCAGCTACGAAAATCCCCGCCAGGCCCCGCGAAGCGGCCGCAAGGTCTGCGTTATCGGCGCCGGCCCCGGCGGTCTCAGCGCCGCCTACTACCTGGCCCTGCACGGTCATTCAGTACGGGTCGTCGAGGCCCTGCCCCGGGCCGGCGGCATGATCCTGGTCGGTATCCCCCGCTACCGTCTGCCCTCCGACATCATCGACCGGGAGGTGGCAAAAATCGAGGAACTTGGCGTCGAATTCCGCTACAATACCCGCTTTGGCAAGGATGTCGATCTTGACGATCTGCGCGCCGAGGGTTTCGAGTCTTTCTTTTTCGCCATCGGCGCCCATGCCGCCTTCAACCTCGGCATCGAAGGTGAAAACGATTTCCCGCAGGTACAGGGGGCCATCGACCTCCTGCAGCGGGTCGCCCTTGGCGAGCGCCGCTGTCCCGGCAAAAAAGTCATCGTCATCGGCGGCGGTAACGTCGCCATCGACGCCGCCCGCACCTGCCTGCGCCTGGGTAGCGAGGAGGTGACCATCGCCTACCGCCGCACCAGAAAGGAGATGCCCGCTGACCACGAAGAGGTGGAACAGGCGGAGGAAGAAGGGGTGCATTTCGAGCTGCTTACCGTGCCCATGGCGGTGACCGGCGAGAGCGGCAAGCTGCGCGCCCTGCGCTGCCTAAAGGCCAAACTGGTCACCGTTCCCGGTTCGAACCGCCAGTCGCCAAAACCAATCGAGGGCAGTGACTACGACATCCCGGCCGACGCCATCATCAGCGCCATCGGCCAGCGCATCGAGCAACAGTGGTTCACCGCCATGCCGGAACTTGCCTGGACGCACCGCGACACCATCCGCGTCAACACCATCACCATGGAGACCAGCATCCCCGGCATCTTCGCCGCCGGCGACGCTGTCACCGGTCCGGCAACGGTCATCGAGGCCATCGGTGGCGGCAAACGGGCGGCGATTGCTATCGATCGCTATCTCTCCGGCATCCCCCAGCCGAACCTGCCGCCAGTGCCGGTGCGCCAGCAGCGCATCCCCTATATTGACGTCCCGGCGCATACCAAGATGGCCCTGAAGCGGCCGGAGATGCCGCTGCTTGGCCTTGATCGCAGGCGCACCACCTTCCAGCAGGTGGAACTCGGCTACTCCGAGAACCAGACCCGCGAGGAAGCCAGGCGCTGCCTGCGCTGCGACATCTGCCGGCGTTGCGGCAAGTGCGTCACCATCTGCAAGGAGAAAATGGGGGTCGACGCCCTCGCCCTTGGGTATCTATCGTTTGAGCATCCGGAAATCAGCGATTTCCGCTACACCGGCGAGCGCTGCATCAGCTGCGGCGCCTGTGCCGCCAACTGCCCGACCGGAGCAATGCGCATCGAGGACCGCGGGGGAGAACGGATTCTCACCCTGTGCGGCACCATCCTCAGCCGCCAGCCCCTGATCTCTTGCACCAGCTGCGGCGCGGTCATCGGCACGGCGCGGTATCTGCAGTTTATCCGTGGCCGCCTCGGCCGCCTCGCCGCCTCCGCCGCAAGCGACGCCGCACCGTTATGCGATGCCTGCCAGCGGAAAAAGGGCTATCACGGCGGCGGCACGATTATGGCGACTACCTGA
- a CDS encoding 4Fe-4S dicluster domain-containing protein: MSRFHLSQDTRKCIGCHACEIQCKSNKSLPIGPRLCQIVEVGPKMVGGLPRISFVFMPCFHCENPWCVAACPTGAMQQRQSDGIVFVDHNLCVGCKTCIAACPWGAPQWQPEIGKVVKCDYCKDRLDQGLKPACVTACTTQCLEFGEGQAMTEKKRKRHAESVASFENSSF; this comes from the coding sequence ATGAGCCGGTTCCATCTTTCCCAGGATACCCGCAAATGCATCGGCTGCCATGCCTGCGAAATCCAGTGCAAATCCAATAAGAGCCTGCCGATTGGCCCCCGTCTCTGCCAGATCGTCGAGGTCGGCCCGAAGATGGTCGGCGGCCTGCCGCGCATCTCCTTCGTCTTCATGCCCTGCTTTCACTGTGAAAACCCCTGGTGCGTCGCCGCTTGCCCGACCGGCGCCATGCAGCAACGGCAAAGCGACGGCATCGTCTTCGTCGACCACAATCTCTGCGTCGGCTGCAAGACCTGTATCGCCGCCTGCCCATGGGGAGCACCGCAGTGGCAGCCGGAAATCGGCAAGGTGGTCAAATGCGACTATTGCAAGGACCGCCTCGATCAAGGGTTGAAACCAGCCTGCGTCACCGCCTGCACGACCCAGTGCCTTGAGTTCGGCGAAGGCCAGGCAATGACCGAAAAGAAACGCAAGCGCCATGCCGAATCGGTGGCTTCCTTTGAAAACAGCTCGTTCTAA
- a CDS encoding ferritin family protein produces the protein MDFKNLTAIIDFAISQEQEAADFYRMISQKEAQVGKKDLFLQFADQEDKHRHILQGLKNGDTGSTLDDYPFVWITDIKRSNFVAEVAYTPGMPYRDILMLAAKREEKALALYNLLLAEARDEGAKKVFKMLCQEEAKHKLAMEGTLDAYMAEMGD, from the coding sequence ATGGATTTCAAGAACCTGACTGCCATCATTGATTTTGCCATTTCCCAGGAGCAGGAGGCCGCCGACTTTTACCGGATGATCAGTCAAAAAGAGGCCCAGGTCGGCAAAAAAGACCTGTTCCTGCAGTTCGCCGACCAAGAAGACAAGCATCGGCACATTCTTCAAGGGCTGAAAAACGGCGATACCGGTAGCACCCTCGACGACTATCCCTTCGTCTGGATTACCGACATCAAACGCAGCAACTTTGTGGCGGAGGTCGCCTACACCCCGGGCATGCCCTACCGTGATATCCTGATGCTCGCCGCCAAGCGCGAAGAAAAGGCCCTGGCTCTGTACAATCTTCTCCTGGCTGAAGCACGGGACGAAGGGGCAAAGAAAGTTTTCAAGATGCTTTGCCAGGAAGAGGCCAAGCACAAGCTGGCCATGGAGGGCACCCTGGACGCTTACATGGCCGAAATGGGCGATTGA
- a CDS encoding response regulator: MAEIVILDDILDAAVLVQKILTRRGHAVRAFTEEDDFLSHLESSPVDLAILDLNLKKMSGLEVLEKIKRRKPRVRVIILTGFPTLESAKEAIALGAGAYCVKPVDVRNLEEIVAGELSRP, from the coding sequence ATGGCCGAAATCGTCATCCTTGATGATATTCTTGACGCAGCAGTTCTGGTGCAAAAAATTCTCACCAGACGAGGCCATGCGGTCCGCGCTTTTACCGAGGAGGATGATTTCTTATCACACCTGGAATCCTCTCCCGTCGATCTCGCCATCCTCGATTTAAACCTGAAAAAAATGAGCGGACTCGAGGTCCTCGAGAAGATAAAAAGGCGCAAGCCAAGGGTGCGAGTCATCATACTTACCGGTTTCCCGACCCTTGAAAGCGCCAAAGAGGCGATAGCACTCGGTGCGGGTGCTTACTGCGTCAAACCCGTTGATGTAAGAAACCTGGAAGAAATAGTGGCGGGAGAGCTTTCCCGTCCATGA
- a CDS encoding neutral zinc metallopeptidase: MRWEMGRRSTNVEDNRGSRMPRGVKGGGIGILLLALIGMFFGIDPSAILNMGEALQGPPPQQMSKPYQASTEEKKLTDFVSVVLADTEDTWNQIFSAAHKTYSEPKLVLFSDAVDSACGFAQAAMGPFYCPADHKVYIDLSFYRDLRAKLNSPGDFAQAYVIAHEVGHHVQNLLGISGKVAEQRRKLSEVQYNKLSVKLELQADCLAGVWANHADRVRRVVEPGDIEEALNAASNIGDDRLQRRSKGHITPDSFTHGSSAQRVKWFSKGFQSGALGSCDTFTERNP, from the coding sequence ATGCGCTGGGAGATGGGGCGAAGAAGTACCAATGTCGAAGATAACCGCGGCAGCAGAATGCCGCGTGGGGTTAAAGGCGGCGGCATTGGCATCCTGCTGCTGGCCCTCATCGGCATGTTTTTCGGCATAGACCCGTCGGCAATTCTCAATATGGGAGAGGCCCTGCAGGGACCCCCTCCGCAACAAATGTCCAAACCCTACCAGGCCAGTACCGAGGAAAAGAAATTGACCGATTTTGTCTCGGTCGTTCTGGCGGATACCGAAGATACCTGGAACCAGATATTTTCGGCGGCACACAAGACCTATAGCGAGCCAAAACTCGTGCTGTTTTCCGATGCGGTCGACTCGGCCTGTGGATTCGCCCAGGCGGCGATGGGGCCATTTTATTGTCCGGCCGATCATAAGGTCTACATCGACCTGTCGTTTTACCGCGACCTGCGGGCAAAGCTCAACTCGCCCGGCGATTTTGCCCAGGCCTATGTCATCGCCCATGAGGTGGGACACCATGTCCAGAATCTCCTCGGCATCAGCGGCAAGGTGGCCGAGCAGCGGCGCAAGCTTTCCGAGGTTCAGTACAACAAACTCTCGGTGAAACTCGAACTGCAGGCCGATTGCCTGGCGGGGGTCTGGGCCAACCATGCCGACCGGGTCCGCCGGGTGGTCGAACCGGGGGATATCGAGGAGGCCCTCAATGCCGCCTCAAATATTGGTGACGATCGCCTGCAACGCCGCTCGAAGGGACATATCACACCGGATTCCTTCACCCATGGCAGCTCTGCCCAGAGGGTGAAGTGGTTCAGCAAGGGCTTTCAGTCCGGTGCGCTCGGCAGCTGCGACACCTTTACCGAGCGTAATCCCTGA